The Alnus glutinosa chromosome 3, dhAlnGlut1.1, whole genome shotgun sequence nucleotide sequence TCTGCAAAAGGTTTTCCACCAGGGAAGCTTTTCCCTTATCGTTCCGTTGAATAGCCGCGGTCAGAACATTGCATCTTTGCTCCAACCGGGCAATCATGCCTTCTACCGCCCTTGCTGCCTCGGGTTGAGCAGGGGGAGGATTTCCTGGGACTTATTCTTCTTTGTTCGGCTCCTCAGAGCCTTCGACCCGGCTGCCTTCCTCTCGGTTTCCTGGGTCAGTGACAGTTCGGTGAAGTTCTGGAACCCGGGCCTGGAGGACAGCATTCATAGTGGCCAAATCCTCGATGCTCTTGGCCATCTGCTCCATTCTTTCATTCAGATGAGTGAATTGGGGATCGTTGGAGTTTCCTTCGTCTCGGGCATTTCGGTCATCCCGAGGCACTCGGTTGGTTTCTGATCGAGTATTCACCATaacggatttttttttaggaaaacgaTATAAgccgttcccacagacggcgccaaactgttgagacagtttccggttGGTGACGTGTTGATCAGGAATAGGCTGAGATAAGCTATACCAACGATCTTGACAAACAATCCTGCAAAATAAAGCTGCGTCGGGGGGTCCCGACaaccccactccgatgcttaagtaagtgtatggttctgagaataaatgcgcagagtaatgctaaaaagcctgattagcatgtaccttagcatctgaagagattcttgtatttatagaggttgtgGAGCAGTTTAGGATTGTTCCTGGTTCGTGCAcgaggcggttggaggagacgtggctCCGGATGAACGAATGTTCCGCATATCTCGGTGGCATCATTGGGTTCCATTACGTGCATCGTGTCacatcgtgtcccttagattctGGGTACTGCCGAGATGCATGCACTCTATGACGTGCATCATGTCCCTTTGTTTCCGGGTACGACCGAGATGCATGCATATGAAGATACCAACTAGCATTTGGGTCGCCCACCCAGTTGTGACAAGTTGGGCTCAAGGGGTCTTGATGGGCCCGGGTAGATTGTGTTTTCTTTGATATTTGGGCCTGGTCGGGTGGACCAAAGTGGGCCTACCTCCCGGGTTGGGTCCACAACCCGAGAAGGTCAATATTTGTCCCAACAAACATAAACAATCCGCGTCTTCTTCCTTGTTCAACTCGACCTAATCAAAACTACCCGTCTAGTTGATGGGCACCTGCAAAGATCGTGCCAGAGGAGGCCGGCCAGTCTTGTTGTAGAGGGCGGCAGACTTGAGTGCTGGAGAGCGGACGCCGGGGACGTGATTGTGATATCTCGAAGCTTCAACGACGTCGTCTCCTTCAGCCGCACCCAACTCGACGTCATCTCCTTCATATGCATATATTGGTTTCCAGGGGTGACCTATTAAAGTTGTTCTCACCGCCTCAAATGTGGCTGTCGAGAAGTTCTGTCTTAGCCGGTGTGGGACTCACGGGTCTGCACCGGGCTCAAATACTGGTCAAGTTAAGGGCAAGAACTACAGGTTCATTTATCTTTGATCTGATCGGCAAGCAACAGAAGTGGAAACGGTGTATATGCGAGGAAGCAAGGTCGAGAGAGCATCCAAAACGTCTTATTCAAATAGGGCAAACGTGTTCAAAATGATAGCTGAAGCTCTTGAACGTGCTTGTTTTAGGGAAGCTAACTATCACATATTAAAGGCTACTTGACTATCAATGAAAGCTGCCCCTGTAAGAACCATGAAGAATGGGAGACGAGGCCGGAGATGTCTCTGAGTATGTGAAGAATTATATAAATACCCACGTAAAATTTACGATGCTCTATAGCCTCCTCAGTCCTCAGGTCTATCACAACTATTCACAAATGGTCTCTAGCCTTTTCAACACTCCATTTTGATCTCTCTCTTCCCTAGTACTATCAACAAACAGTGAAAATGAAGCCTGACCTTTCAACTTTGCTTTTCAATGCTTTTAAGCTCCTCTTTCCTTCAGTTCGCCATGGCTGATCCCCCCATCGTGGCTGCTGCTCCAATTCCAAGTAATTAAGTTCCTTTGGTACCGGTGCTTAagatattggtttttttttttttttttttttttttgcatatttgtAGGCTGATTGGTCTTTTTGCATATTTGTTTTTTGCAAGGTTTTTGTGACTCCAAATGCGGCGCGAGGTGCGCAAATGCGGGAGTGAAGGACCGGTGCTTAAGATATTGTGGAATCTGCTATCTATAGTGCAAGCGTTTTCCTTCAAGGACATCTCCGGCCTccttttttttgcctttttttcaCCGGGACAAGCTTctctgttcacctctgttttcatgttctaaaacagaggtgaacagagcCATAAGGAAGCGTCTGAAAATCTAGCTAGATCTCTGCATGACCGAATTTCCCTTCTATTTGGTAGCAAAATCGGGCATCCTTTCACCTGAGTTTTCATACTGAGTGCCTTTCTTCCATGTTTCAAATTGCACTGCTTATTTTTATCTGGCTCTAAAGACAGAGATTTCCTGAATGACATCAAATAAAATGCCATTTTATTCCAAAAATGTAATGTAATCTGccttttatatttgttttgtcGCATGTAAGCCCAGCACGTGGAGCGAGTGATCTCTGATATTGAACACAAAGCATATTTCTGAATGGGGATATTTCCTCACATTGTTCATTTGATTCCACTTTGAAAtgaactaataaaaaaaaggagagatcTGTGGCCAGGGATTCTGCCTGAAGAGAGGAGTCCGCCCCAATTGCCATGGCCGCATCAAAAGAAAGGTTAGTGGTCGATTTGGAGGCTCTCGTGGCTGTTAAGCATATGCAGACACCGTTTTGAAGACCGGTAATATTTGGCTACTGATTTGCATGCGTTTGTGCCTGTTAGAGGAGTCACTTCCACTTCAGCATGTTCTAACTCATCCTCTGCAGAACAAGATCAGCCACCTAAAGCTAGTGAGCTATGGCTGTTACCACCCTGACTTCAAGGAAGATACTTGTCAGCTACTCAAAGACCTTAATCTCAGGAGATATACAGCTCAGGATTTCAGGAATTGTAATCTAGTTAGTTAGATTGTTATAGTTTCAATGTATAGCTTTAGACTAATATTATAGTTCCAATGTATAGCTTTAGACTTATATTTTTCCTGTAATTCAGCATTGATGTTTTCTATGTACAAACTCTTCTATAAATACAGAACTGAGTGCTCAAAACTCAGCAATGAAATTCAACCAAAAATCTTTAACTCGTCTTCAAaatttcatggtatcagagcctctcGGTTCACACCAACACAACTAAATGACAGAATCCAACAACTCCAATTCCTCCACCTTCACCTTGCCCAACATTACTCACCTTGCTCCTATGGCTTGATGGGCATTGTTGATGGTTCGAAGCCATGCCCACCAAAGTTTCTTCCCACTGCTGCAGGCAGTTCTGCAGATAaggaatctctctctctcaaccctGAATATACCATTTGGGAGAGAAAAGACCAGTTTATACTTAGCTAGTTCATTGCTACCTTAACTGAAAAGGTAGTTCCTACCATCTATGGTATGACCACTTCAAAACAAGTGTGGAGTACATTGACAAATCGTTATGCAAATCCATCTCGATTCCGCATCAATCAACTGCGGCGCCAATTGCAAATGTTGCGCCAAGGCAGCAAAGGTTGTGCTAAGTTTGTGCACTCTGCCAAAATGTTGGCAGATCAACTGGCCTTTATTGGAAAACTAGTCGGAGATGATGATCTCATCTCTTATATTGTGGGAGTATTAAAACCACAATACAACTCATTTGTAACTTCCTTCTCTTTCGCCAACAAAGATGACTCAATGGACTTGGAGTCCTTCCTTTCTCAGTTAACAGCTATGAACAACTCCTCGAGCATCAGAACCAAGATGCTACTGTAGAGGCATCCAGTTATGCCTTACTTTCACAAAGGCCAAGTCAGCCTCTTGTCAATCCAAAGTCCGGCTATCAACCACCCAAGTATGGCTATCAACCACAACGCAGGCCACAAAATTTCTCAAAGCCTTCTTATGCCAAGAAGCCATTTCTTCCTCCAGGGACTCAAACTCAAGGTAACAATGCAGCTTCCTCAAATAGCTCTAACACTAATCGGGTTACTTGTCAAATCTGTGGTAGGAATAATCATCAAGCCCTTGACTGCTTCCACCGCATGGATTTTTCATTCCAAGGAAAATACCCTCCAAGTGAGCTAGCTGCTATGGTTTCACAGTCCACTGTACTCCATGAAGAAGATGAGTGGCTAGCTGACAGTGGAGCAAACAATCATATAACAGTTGACTTAAGTAACCTGACATTGCAGCAAACATACCAAGGGGCTAAAACCGTGGCTGTTGGAAATGGTAATGGGCTCCAATTTCAAAACACAGGTTCTTCTTCCTTCCAAACTCCTAACTCTAATTCCATCGTTCATCTAAACAACATTTTGCATAGCCCTGAAGTCTCTGCAAATCTATTATCCATCAACAAATTCTGTAAAGATAACAACTGTCACTTTAAATTCACGGATACTTATTTCCTTGTGAAGGACAACCAAACCGGGGAGATCCTCCTGCAGGGACTCAGTAAAGATGGGCTTTATCCTATGCAACTAAAgaagttttccaaaaataaagctagGAGATATGTTATTCTGATTGGCATCAAAACTACTACAGATGTTTGGCATAGTCGTCTAGGGCATCCCAACCATCAAGTTCTTCAATTTATGCTTAAACATCAACAGATTCCTGTGCTAAAATCCAAGTCCAATAAGCTTTTGTGTACTCCATGTCAACTAGCTAAAAGTAAGAAGCTTCCTTTTTGTGATTCTAGCCGTGTAACTTCAGCTCCTTTGGAGTTGATTCATAGTGATGTTTGAACCTCTCCTGTTTTGTCTACTAATGGATACAAgttttatatcatatttgtggatgatttctcacGTTATACTTGGTTGGTTcctttaaaacataaattcgATGCTCTAGAACAGTTTGTCAAATTCAAATGCTTAACTCAAAATCTCTTTCCTCAAAAGATCAAACAATTCCAAACGGATGGAGGAGGTGAATACACCTCAAGTACCTTCTCCAAATTCCTGGCAGACCATGGCATTTTCCATAGAATTACTTGTCCACATACCTCACAGCAAAATGGAATTGCTGAAAGGAAACATAGGCATATCATTGAAACCGGTTTGAGCCTTCTAGCTCAATCTCATTTACCACCTAAGTTTTGGGTTGATGCTTGTCACACTGCTGTCTATCTTATCAATAGGATGCCCACCAACACTCTACAGCACTCTAGTCCCTTTCTCAAGCTTTTTAATAATGAACCAACTCTTTCACACTTAAGAGTGTTTGGTTGTGCGTGTTATCCCTTATTAAGACCTTATACTAACCACAAACTTGAATTCCGTAGCACAAAATGCATTTTTCTTGGATATAGTTCAAATCAAACGGGTTACAGATGCTTGGATCCTATTTCCAACCGAATATATATATCCAGGCATGTTATTTTTGATGAGCAGACTTTTCTAGCACAAGATAAGACTTATTTCACTGCCCCTGTAAAAGACTCTTCATCCACCAGGTACAATTCTACTTCCCATTGATTTCTATTCCATTAATCCCGCTCATGACAGCAATCCTCAGTCCACCCTTCCTGATATACCGTTAAACCCATCAACACCCCCTAACCTACCAGCTACCACTCTTACACAACAAAACCTACCTCCCTTTTCAGTTCCAGCTATAGAAACCATCTCCCCTACGACTTTCCTTGATGACCCAGCAAGTCCTGCAATAGAAGAATCACCAACTTCTGAACTTGTTCACCATTCCTTAACAGAAGAGTCATTAAGACCCGAACAAGATCCTCTACCTTTCTCCTTTGAAGAACTTTCTGCACCAACTCATCACATCATCACTCGGTCTCAAACAGGACACTCAAAACCCAAGGATTTTTCAGACTTTCATCTCTATCATTCAACACACTCTACTAAACATCCCTGGAAGGCAATGATTACCACTTCACCTTCTTAATTAGCTACCTTTTCTAAGGCCATATATGATCCCAACTGGTGTGCTGCCATGTCAAGTGAATTTTCTGCTCTCCTAGAGAATCAGACATGGTCTTTTTGTCCAAGGCCGATTGATAGGCATGTAATCTGCAATAAATGGGTCTACAAACTCAAGCAGAAACCAAATGGTATCATTGATAGATACAAAGCAAGATTGGTAGCCAAAGGTTTTGAGCAACGCAATGGCATTGACTATGCAGAAACCTTCAGCCCTATTATTAAACCAGCCACAATTAGACTGCTACTCTCTCTTGCTCTTCAATTTGATTGGCCTCTTAAGCAGCTGGATGTATCCAATGCTTTTCTACATGGCTCTCTCACAGAGGAAGTGTTTATGGAACAACCACCTGGCTTTGTTGATCCACATTTTTCTAATCATGTTTGCAAGCTTCACAAAGCACTTTATGGTCTAAAACAAGCACCAAGAGCCTGGTTTCACAAGTTGACTCAAGCTCTATTAGCTCTCGGGTTCACAGGCTCCTTGGTTGACACTTCATTGTTCATATACCATCAACATCATGTTCATATTTTTGTGCTTGTTTATGTGGACGATATCATTGTTACAGGaactcatttatatatatatatatatattgtggggTGTTATAACTTTccttccttataaaaatttcgtcctcgaaatttgttTAGTCTAAACAAACGCACTATATTGCAACTACCCGAAATAATAAACTTACCCACTACCGCGTACCTTATATTCTAATAGTTCTCAGCAAACAGAGATAGGTATTTCTTGCGTATACCATCTTCTAATTCCCATGATGCTTCTTCAATTTCATGATTTCTCCATTGAACTTTCACTAATAGAATGCTTTTGGTGCGTAGCTCTTGAACCTTGCGATCCAATAGCTTCACTGGAATTTCCTCATATGTCAGGTCTTCTTGTAATTCTAGGGGATCGTATTCGATGACATGCGATGGATTAGGGACGTACTTCCTCAGCATAAAGACATGGAAAGCGTTGTGTATTCCGGCTAGATTTGGTGGCAGTGCTAACAGGTAAGCTACCGGGCCTACTCTTTCTAAAACTTCGAATAGTCTGATGTAGCAGAGGTTCAATTTCCCTTTCTTGCTGAATCTAGTTACTCCCTTCATGGGTGCCACTCTAAGAAACACATTGTCACCATTTGCAAATTCTAAGGCTCTTTGACGTACATTCATGTAGTTTTTCTGTCAATCTTGAGCTGCTGATAATCTTTGTCGAATTAACACAACCTTATCCAAGGTATCCAAAACGATATTCGGTCCTAGAATTCTCCATTCACCTAGTTCGTCCCAATAAAATGAGGAACGGCATTTTCGTCCATACAACGCTACATATGAGGCCATCCCAATACTGGCTTGGTAGCTGTTGTTGTAGCAGAATTCCACCAAAGGAAGGTAGCACGCCCAGCTGCCACTGAAATCTAATACGCAAGCTCGTAACATGTCTTCTAGCGTTTGGATGGTTCTCTCTGATTGTTCAACAGTCTAAGGATGGTAGGCAGTACTAAATCGCAATTTAGTACCCATTGCTTCTTGTAAACTCTTCCAGAATCTTGACATGAAATGAGGATCTCTATCCAACACTATTGATTCGGGTACTCTGTGCAGTCTGACTATCTCTCTTATATAAAGTTCTGTCAGCTTCTCCAGAGAATATTTCTCTTTTACTGGTATAAAATGAGCAGCTTTAGTTAATCTATCCACGATCACCCATATTGGATCATGCCCAACCTGAGCTTGTGGTAACCCTACCAATAAGTCCATAGCTATTGTCTCCCATTTCCATATCGGTATCGCCAAAGGTTGCAATAGTCTTGCAAGTCTCTAATGTTCCACTTTAACCTGTTGACACGTCAAGCATCGTTCTACAAATTTAGCAACGTCTCGTTTCATTCCATTCCACCATAAATAACTCTTAAGGTCATGTTACATTTTCGTTCCTCCAGGATGCACCGAATCTAGAGAGAAGTGTGCTTCTTCTAAGATCAGTTTCCTTATCTCCTTGTTGTTCGGAACACAGATTCTATTTTGGTACCTGAGCAACCCATCTAACGTGATATAAAAACCCAACCCCTTGTTTATCGTCTCCTTTAGGCGGGTGGTCTCGTCATCTTGTTCTTGTGCTGTGCAAATTCTCTCTAGGAGAGTAGGCCAAATCTCCAATTTCGCCATTAATGCTAGTACTTCACCTTAAATGATTTCAAAATCGAATCTTTGAATATTTGCCTGTAGTTCACGTGGCAAGGTCTTTAGAAATGCTACTCCTCCTCTAGATTTTCTGCTTAGTGCATCTACGACTACGTTAACTTTCCCAAGGTTATAGTTGATTAAGCAATCGTAGTCTTTTATTAATTCTAGCCATCGCCTCTGTCTCAAGTTTAATTCTTTTTGCGTGAACAAATACTTGAGACTCTTGTGGTCGGtataaatttcacatttttctcCATAGAGGCAGTGTTTCCAAATTTTCAATGCGAAAACCACAGCAACGAGCTCCAAATCATAAGTGGGGTAGTTTAACTCGTGGTTCCTGAGTTGCCAATAAGCGTAAGCTATTACTTTACCATTTTGCATAAGAACGCAGCCTAGTCCTCTTCTAGAAGCATCActataaataacaaatctagTTGATCCTGAGGGAAGTGTTAGAATCGGAGCGGTCACCAATCTTTGCTTTAGTTCTTGAAAACTACGTCTGCATTCTTCGGTCCACTGGAAACGAGCATTCTTCTTTGTTAGAGTAGTTAGCGGGCCTAATAGTTTTGAAAATCCTTCCACAAAACGCCGATAATAACCTGCCAAACCTAAAAAGCTTATGGTCTCGTGGATGTTGGTAGGTCCTTCCTAGTTTACCACAACTTCGACTTTCTTGTGATCTACCGTGATGCCTTCTTTAGAGATTACGTGTCCAAGGAAAGAAATTCTTTCAAGCCAAAACTCACACTTGGAGAATTTAGCATAGAGTTGCTGTTCTCTAAGCTTTTGTAGAACAATTCTCAAGTGGTCTTCATGTTCTTCTAGACTCTTAGAGTAGATTAAAATATCTTCGATGAATACCACCACAAACTGGTCCAGAAATTCACGGAAAACTTTAAGTCCATAAAAGTTGCTGGCACATTTGCtaatccaaatggcatcacTAAGAACTCATAGTGGCCATAACATGTGCGGAAAGCCGTCTTGGGTATGTCTTCCGTCCTTATCTTCAGTTGGTGATACCCTGATTGAAGATCGATCATTGAGAAAATCTATGCACCTTGTAGCTGGTCGAACAAATCGTCTATGCGGGGTAGTGAATACTTGTTCTTGATGGTGACTTTGTTGAATCCTCGATACTCAATACACATTCAAAAAGTACGATCATTCTTTTTCACAAAGAGTATGGGCGCTCCCCATGGCGATACGCTAGGGCGAATAAATCCTTTGTCCAACAATTCTTGTAGCTggatcttcaa carries:
- the LOC133863186 gene encoding uncharacterized protein LOC133863186, giving the protein MNVRQRALEFANGDNVFLRVAPMKGVTRFSKKGKLNLCYIRLFEVLERVGPVAYLLALPPNLAGIHNAFHVFMLRKYVPNPSHVIEYDPLELQEDLTYEEIPVKLLDRKVQELRTKSILLVKVQWRNHEIEEASWELEDGLAGSSRKVVGEMVSIAGTEKGGRFCCVRVVAGRLGGVDGFNGISGRVD